The Chloroflexota bacterium sequence CAGCTCCAACCGCCGCAGCAGGTCCGACGCGTCCTCCACCAGCGATTCCAGTGCGGCCTCCCCCTGCTCCGGCTCCACAAGTTGGTACATCTCCACCTTGTTGAACTGGTGGACGCGCTTGATGCCCCGCGTGTCGCGGCCCGCGGCGGCCTTCTCACGGCGAAAGCATGGCGTCTGCGCGACGTACTTGATCGGCAGCGCGTCCGGCCCCAGGATCTCGTCCCGGTGCAGCCCCGTGAGCGCGACCTCCGCCGTCGGAAGCAGCCACAGGTCCTCCTCCACGTCGCGGTACAGGTTGTCGCCGAACTTGGGCAGGTTGCCGGATCCCAGCATCACCTGCTCGCGCACCATCGCGGGCAAGGCCATCTCCGTGTAGCCGTGCTCACGCGTGTGCACGTCCAGCATCCAGCTGATGAGCGCGCGCTCCAGTCGAGCGGCCGGGCCCGTCAGCACATAGAAGCGCGCGCCCGACAGCTTGGCCCCGCGTTCCATGTCGATGATGCCCAGCTTCTCGCCCAGGTCCCAGTGCGCCAACGGCGTGAAGCCGTACGACCGAGCCTCACCCCACGAGTTGGCGACGGTGTTCGCTGACTCGTCGAGGCCGTCCGGCGTCGAGTCCAGTGGCAGGTTGGGTAGCTCCAGCATGAGCGTCTCGATGGTCGCTTCTGCCTCTCGAATGGTCTCGCCAAGGGCCTCCACCCGCTCGTTGACTGTCTGCGTCTCCGACCGAAGCTCCTCCAGCCGGGCCGGATCACCGCCGCCGCTGCGGGAGGCCGCCATGAGCTGCCCGAACTCGCGGCTCAGTTGGTTGTGCGTCGCCCGGAGCGTGTCGCGCTCTGTGACGGCGGCACGGCGCTCCTCGTCCATCCGCAGCAGCTCCGCGAAGTCCGGCTCCTCCCCACGACGCGCGAGTGCGGCCGCGACCTCGTCGGGCGCTCGGCGGATTTGGTCGATGTTCAGCATGGCTGCAGGCGGTCCTTCGGTTGGGATTGGGGCGAAGATGGAAGTGCGTCAATTAATCATAGCTTGGCGGCCACGGTGGTGGAAGAGGGCGGGCCTTTGCGGCACACGGCGCGAACCCGGTGCGTCGCGGCGCTCTCAATGACTAGCCCTTGCCTGCAAAGCCCTACAGCGCCGGCGTCCGCTTGTGCCAGTCCGTGCTTTGCTCGTAGGCGTGGGCAAGCCGAAGCAGGGTTCCCTCAGCGAAGGGCTTGCCAACAAGCTGGAAGCCGATGGGCATGCCCGCCGACGTAAAGCCGCAGGGCACCGAGATGGCAGGAAACCCCGTCAGGTTGAACGGCTGCGTGTACCAGGTGACCGCCGTCCGCAGGTCCATATCGGTGCCGCCGACGGTTACCCGGTCTTG is a genomic window containing:
- the serS gene encoding serine--tRNA ligase, producing MLNIDQIRRAPDEVAAALARRGEEPDFAELLRMDEERRAAVTERDTLRATHNQLSREFGQLMAASRSGGGDPARLEELRSETQTVNERVEALGETIREAEATIETLMLELPNLPLDSTPDGLDESANTVANSWGEARSYGFTPLAHWDLGEKLGIIDMERGAKLSGARFYVLTGPAARLERALISWMLDVHTREHGYTEMALPAMVREQVMLGSGNLPKFGDNLYRDVEEDLWLLPTAEVALTGLHRDEILGPDALPIKYVAQTPCFRREKAAAGRDTRGIKRVHQFNKVEMYQLVEPEQGEAALESLVEDASDLLRRLELPHRVLSLCAGDMGFQSAMTFDIEVWSPGCEEWLEVSSCSTCTDFQARRSNIRYRPEAGARPQYPHTLNGSGLALPRVIIAVIETYQREDGTIETPSALRPYIGADTIV